One window of Candidatus Tokpelaia hoelldoblerii genomic DNA carries:
- a CDS encoding Putative hydrolase (bhsal01700), producing the protein MDKKTRIALAQIQSTTDKAANIIQVEQAISAAAHENVDLLVFPEAAQVSFEARLHDVAEPLDGAFATILRAAAKQHNMLIVAGMFEPAANGRVRNSLLITGAGVEAVYHKIHLYDAFGSKESASVEAGTEHVTVETAFGTIGFATCYDVRFADQFSALARKGAEIIVLPASWADGPGKAEQWDLLTRARAADSQSWLLACDQAWQPPKGTAALGLGRSAVIDPTGTVRARLSAAPGLLVSDIDLAMVKDIRTRIPILQD; encoded by the coding sequence ATGGATAAAAAAACAAGGATCGCTTTGGCGCAGATACAAAGCACAACAGACAAGGCAGCTAATATCATCCAGGTTGAGCAGGCAATTTCTGCTGCCGCTCATGAGAATGTTGATCTGCTGGTGTTTCCCGAAGCGGCGCAGGTTTCGTTCGAGGCACGTTTACACGATGTGGCAGAGCCTCTGGACGGTGCGTTTGCAACAATATTGCGGGCAGCGGCGAAGCAGCACAATATGCTGATTGTTGCCGGTATGTTTGAACCGGCGGCAAATGGCCGCGTCCGCAACAGTTTGTTGATAACCGGTGCGGGAGTGGAGGCGGTTTATCACAAAATTCATCTCTATGATGCTTTTGGCTCGAAGGAATCAGCAAGTGTTGAAGCCGGAACAGAGCATGTGACGGTTGAAACAGCTTTTGGCACGATTGGTTTTGCTACCTGTTATGATGTGCGTTTTGCTGACCAGTTTTCTGCACTTGCGCGGAAAGGGGCAGAAATAATTGTGCTTCCTGCTTCGTGGGCGGATGGGCCAGGCAAGGCTGAACAATGGGATTTGTTGACACGGGCGCGGGCGGCTGATTCGCAAAGCTGGCTTTTGGCTTGTGACCAGGCGTGGCAACCGCCAAAGGGTACTGCGGCGCTCGGGCTTGGCCGCAGTGCGGTGATTGACCCGACAGGTACAGTGCGCGCGCGCCTTTCTGCTGCACCTGGATTATTGGTCAGTGATATTGACCTGGCAATGGTTAAAGATATCCGCACCCGCATTCCGATTCTTCAGGATTAA
- a CDS encoding Hypothetical protein (bhsal01710): MTKIQSSLPHHTALSVKSVTLRGILFATLAMCLAVTASNVLVQYPFHWLGLEHILTYGAFIYPFAFLVNDLTNRRFGPQAARRVVYAGFTAGLAVSWWLASPRLAIASCTAFLLAQLLDIAVFTPLRHRSWWQAPLAAAFAGSVLDTLLFFAIAFAPAFSFIDMLTHAPDQSIALHTQMLFVSMPVWLSLAIGDMGIKILFALFMLLPYRLLLGLIMPPAEKEQQAGT; encoded by the coding sequence ATGACCAAAATACAGTCATCTCTTCCCCATCATACAGCCTTGTCTGTAAAGTCTGTAACTTTGCGCGGAATCCTGTTTGCCACACTGGCCATGTGTCTGGCTGTCACAGCTTCAAACGTTCTGGTGCAATATCCTTTCCACTGGCTTGGGCTTGAGCATATCCTCACCTATGGCGCCTTCATCTATCCCTTTGCATTTCTGGTCAATGACCTGACAAACCGGCGCTTTGGCCCGCAAGCGGCGCGCCGTGTTGTCTATGCCGGTTTTACTGCCGGGCTTGCTGTTTCATGGTGGCTGGCCAGCCCGCGGCTGGCCATTGCCTCATGCACCGCGTTTTTGCTGGCGCAATTGCTTGATATCGCTGTCTTCACGCCTTTGCGGCACAGAAGCTGGTGGCAGGCGCCGCTTGCTGCCGCCTTTGCCGGTTCAGTGCTTGATACCCTGTTGTTTTTCGCCATCGCCTTTGCCCCGGCTTTCAGCTTTATCGATATGCTGACCCATGCGCCTGACCAGTCCATTGCCCTGCACACACAAATGCTGTTTGTGTCCATGCCGGTCTGGCTGTCACTCGCCATTGGCGACATGGGCATCAAAATCCTGTTTGCACTGTTTATGCTGTTGCCGTACCGGCTGCTGCTGGGCCTTATCATGCCACCCGCTGAAAAAGAACAACAGGCAGGCACATGA
- the rpmB gene encoding 50S ribosomal protein L28 (bhsal01720): MSRACELTGKSVQYGNNVSHANNKTRRRFLPNLCNVTLISETLGQNYRLRISAHALRSVEHRGGLDAFLIKAGDKELSQRARLLKRQIIKKQAEQAA; this comes from the coding sequence ATGTCCCGCGCTTGCGAGTTGACCGGAAAATCGGTCCAGTATGGCAACAATGTCAGCCATGCCAACAACAAGACCCGTCGTCGCTTTTTGCCGAATCTGTGCAATGTGACGCTGATTTCCGAAACACTCGGCCAGAATTACCGGCTGCGTATTTCCGCCCATGCCCTGCGCTCGGTTGAGCATCGCGGCGGGCTGGATGCCTTTCTGATCAAGGCCGGTGACAAGGAGCTTTCACAGCGCGCGCGCCTGTTGAAGCGCCAGATCATCAAAAAGCAGGCTGAACAGGCTGCCTGA